A genomic region of Arachis stenosperma cultivar V10309 chromosome 9, arast.V10309.gnm1.PFL2, whole genome shotgun sequence contains the following coding sequences:
- the LOC130949328 gene encoding uncharacterized protein LOC130949328: MRCALFGDYVNQVNHFLASGYVEQPVVVIQLAKVKFFRGQVGLQNVMYATQMLFNLDIPEVVKFRQSMIKQGVSGTQPLFIANEGKVLSLEDDFMRLTRKCTIEELQDNNQEGSFIIFGAIQGIVEDGGWWYSACVCGKGIYPQNGAYYCDFCLKHITNVSPRFKIKVTVEDHTGEGIFLLFDREASYLLKKSCADLFTEVQRDASLICGDTYPPIFQGLIGKKLLLKVDTKGVPHDTFYGTFRVRRICDDSTIIAIFELPNYDADDESTPKKEHDLHKSVPRGKADPVVSGGTKFVGLIDGEHGKEEKTPSNDTVSDDLSAELDILLSSAEKETQELLSHVLEAPSQNGEKLTHENHVVTSKSKRNLNPQFEEAAVDADGRGFKVAKVNGV, translated from the exons ATGCGATGTGCATTGTTTGGGGATTATGTTAATCAAGTAAATCATTTCCTTGCCTCTGGGTATGTGGAGCAGCCTGTTGTAGTCATTCAACTTGCAAAAGTCAAGTTCTTTAGGG GTCAAGTAGGTCTTCAAAATGTGATGTATGCCACTCAAATGTTATTTAATCTTGATATTCCTGAAGTTGTTAAATTCAGGCAGAG tatgattAAGCAAGGTGTCAGTGGTACCCAGCCACTGTTTATTGCAAATGAGGGTAAAGTTCTCTCCTTGGAAGATGATTTCATGCGTTTAACTAGAAAATGCACTATTGAAGAACTTCAAGATAACAATCAG GAGGGTTCTTTTATCATTTTTGGTGCAATCCAAGGTATTGTTGAGGATGGAGGTTGGTGGTATTCTGCTTGTGTGTGTGGAAAGGGTATCTATCCTCAAAATGGTGCCTATTACTGTGATTTTTGTTTGAAGCACATAACTAATGTCTCTCCAAG atttaaaattaaagtaacaGTTGAAGATCATACTGGGGAGGGTATTTTCCTTCTCTTTGATCGTGAGGCTTCTTATTTGCTTAAGAAATCATGTGCTGACTTGTTTACTGAGGTTCAAAGAGATGCAAGT CTTATATGTGGGGATACTTATCCTCCCATATTCCAAGGGCTCATTGGAAAGAAGTTGCTGCTCAAGGTTGATACCAAAGGTGTCCCACATGATACATTTTATGGGACTTTCCGAGTTAGGAGAATTTGTGATGATTCCACCATTATTGCGATATTTGAACTTCCCAATTATGATGCTGATGATGAGTCTACTCCAAAAAAG GAGCATGATTTACACAAATCTGTTCCTCGTGGAAAAGCGGAT CCTGTTGTTTCCGGGGGGACTAAGTTTGTTGGCTTAATTGATGGTGAGCatggaaaagaagagaaaacTCCCAGCAATGATACTGTTAGTGATGATCTTTCTGCTGAACTGGATATATTGCTTAGCTCAGCAGAAAAAGAAACTCAG GAGCTGTTGTCCCATGTTCTTGAAGCACCTTCGCAAAATGGAGAGAAGCTTACCCATGAAAATCATGTTGTCACCTCCAAGAGTAAGAGGAATTTGAATCCTCAATTTGAAGAGGCTGCTGTTGATGCAGATGGGCGTGGGTTCAAGGTTGCCAAGGTTAATGGAGTTTGA